In Helianthus annuus cultivar XRQ/B chromosome 9, HanXRQr2.0-SUNRISE, whole genome shotgun sequence, the following are encoded in one genomic region:
- the LOC110879032 gene encoding L-ascorbate oxidase homolog has product MEKKIVPILMIIILGVLSFSVVKAEDPYKYYTWTVTYGTASPLGVPQQVILINGQFPGPTLDIVTNDNIILNLFNKLDQPFLLTWNGIKQRKNSWQDGVLGTNCPIPPNSNFTYKFQPKDQIGGYTYFPSTAMHKAAGGFGAINVYARPRIPVPYAIPAADFNLLIGDWYKANHKGLQQYLDSGRSLTFPDGILVNGQPRTTFSGDQGKTYMFRISNVGLSTSFNFRIQGHKMKLVEVEGSNVVQNIYDSLDVHVGQSASVLVSLDQPAKDYYIVASTRFTRKILTSVSVLHYTNSHTPASGPLPAGPTYHVHWSMQQARTLRWNLTSNAARPNPQGSFHYGTIKPTRTIVLTNSAYLINGKKRYAVNGVSYINADTPLKLADYFNIPGVYSTNAIQTFPTNGGPLLATSVMPASLHDFLEIVFQNNENTVQSWHLDGYDFWPVGYGSGRWSQASRKSYNLVDALTRHTVQVYPNSWSVIYVSLDNQGMWNLRSAMWERQYLGQQFYLRVYNPVRSLANEYDIPSNALLCGRAAGRHS; this is encoded by the exons ATGGAGAAGAAAATTGTGCCAATTTTGATGATCATTATTTTGGGTGTATTGAGTTTTTCTGTAGTGAAAGCAGAGGACCCTTATAAGTATTATACCTGGACTGTTACATATGGAACTGCTTCTCCTCTTGGTGTTCCTCAGCAG GTAATCTTAATCAATGGACAATTTCCTGGTCCTACCCTTGATATTGTCACTAATGACAATATTATCCTCAACCTCTTCAATAAACTTGACCAACCTTTCCTCTTGACATG GAACGGAATTAAACAAAGAAAGAATTCATGGCAAGATGGGGTTTTGGGGACAAACTGCCCAATTCCTCCAAACTCCAACTTTACATACAAATTTCAACCCAAAGATCAAATTGGAGGCTACACTTACTTCCCATCAACCGCAATGCATAAAGCTGCTGGTGGTTTTGGAGCTATCAATGTATATGCCCGACCTCGTATCCCTGTCCCGTATGCAATTCCTGCGGCCGATTTTAATTTACTTATTGGTGATTGGTACAAGGCCAACCATAAG GGTTTGCAGCAATATCTTGATTCAGGAAGATCGCTTACTTTTCCGGACGGTATTCTTGTAAATGGACAACCAAGAACCACGTTTAGTGGCGATCAAG GTAAAACATACATGTTCAGAATATCGAATGTTGGATTGTCGACCTCATTCAACTTTAGGATTCAGGGACACAAAATGAAACTAGTTGAGGTTGAAGGGTCGAATGTGGTTCAAAACATATACGATTCACTCGATGTGCATGTTGGTCAATCGGCTTCTGTCCTGGTTTCATTGGATCAACCTGCAAAAGACTATTACATCGTTGCATCTACACGGTTTACAAGAAAAATCCTTACATCCGTCTCGGTATTACACTATACCAATTCGCATACACCAGCCTCCGGCCCACTCCCTGCTGGCCCAACCTACCATGTTCATTGGTCAATGCAACAAGCTAGAACATTAAG ATGGAACTTGACCTCTAATGCAGCCAGGCCAAACCCACAAGGCTCATTCCATTATGGAACCATCAAACCAACAAGGACAATCGTGTTGACTAACTCGGCATACCTAATCAACGGGAAGAAACGGTATGCTGTTAATGGCGTTTCGTACATTAACGCGGACACCCCATTGAAGCTGGCTGATTACTTTAACATCCCTGGTGTTTATTCCACAAACGCCATCCAAACCTTCCCAACCAACGGCGGCCCGCTTTTGGCCACATCAGTTATGCCAGCCTCACTTCATGACTTCCTCGAAATCGTTTTCCAGAACAACGAGAACACCGTGCAGTCATGGCATCTCGACGGCTATGATTTCTGGCCCGTCGG GTATGGATCCGGACGATGGTCTCAAGCAAGTAGAAAGAGCTACAATTTGGTTGATGCTCTTACAAGACACACCGTACAG GTGTATCCAAACTCGTGGAGTGTGATTTACGTATCGTTGGACAACCAAGGTATGTGGAACCTAAGGTCCGCAATGTGGGAACGACAGTACCTCGGTCAACAATTCTACCTTAGAGTTTATAATCCCGTTAGAAGTCTTGCAAATGAATATGACATCCCTTCGAATGCTCTTCTTTGTGGTAGAGCCGCAGGACGACACTCTTAA